In one window of Erwinia tasmaniensis Et1/99 DNA:
- the nrdG gene encoding anaerobic ribonucleoside-triphosphate reductase-activating protein has translation MNIHQYYPVDVVNGPGTRCTLFVAGCVHRCRGCYNKSTWRLNSGQPFTLEMEEQLIADLNDTRIIRQGLSLSGGDPLHPANLADVGRLLRRVRRECSGKDIWMWTGYRLQELDDSQRRVINEINVLIDGKFILALKDPALPWRGSSNQVIHQLR, from the coding sequence ATGAATATCCATCAATACTATCCTGTGGACGTGGTGAATGGTCCCGGTACGCGCTGTACGCTGTTCGTGGCCGGCTGCGTGCATCGGTGCCGGGGTTGTTACAATAAAAGTACCTGGCGGCTAAACTCCGGGCAGCCGTTTACCCTTGAAATGGAAGAACAATTGATTGCCGACCTTAACGATACGCGCATTATTCGTCAGGGGCTGTCGTTATCCGGCGGCGATCCGCTGCACCCGGCCAATCTGGCCGATGTGGGTCGCCTGCTACGCCGGGTCAGGCGCGAATGTTCGGGTAAAGATATCTGGATGTGGACCGGCTACCGGCTGCAGGAGCTGGACGACAGCCAGCGGCGGGTTATCAACGAAATCAACGTGCTGATAGACGGGAAATTTATTCTGGCGCTGAAAGACCCGGCGCTGCCGTGGCGTGGCAGCAGCAACCAGGTTATTCATCAACTGCGCTAA